In the Enterobacter cloacae subsp. cloacae ATCC 13047 genome, CTGCTCGTTTATGCAGATGCGCTCGCCATCCTTAGTGGATACGAAAAAATTAAATGGCCGTCAGCTCCTGAGTGGGCACGGCGGGAAACGTGGATCGAGGACACGCAGACGGAAACTGGCGAAGTGCCATCCCCGTCGCCTGCGCCGAAATCTAAATCAAAACCAAAACGTGAGAAGCCCGTAACTGAACAGGCTAATCCGTGGTCTTCGTCAGGAGGTTGGGTGTGAGTCCAGCTGATATTCAAAACATGATCGACCGCTACGCTGCTGCAGAGCTGTCTGTTCTGGAAGGGAAATCAATCACTTTCAACGGGCAGCAGATGACGCTCGAAAACCTGTCGGAAATCAGAAAAGGCCGTCAGGAATGGGAGTGCCGACTGGCAACGCTCAATAACAAACGCCGCGGGCGACCCGGCTACAGGCTGGCGAGGTTTGGATGAGTCTTTTAGATGATGCGATTGGCCTGTTTTCTCCAGGCTGGAAAGCCTCACGCCTGCGTGCCCGTGCAGTCATTAAGGCGTATGAGGCGGTAAAGCAAACGCGTACCCACAAAGCCCAGAAGGAAAATCGCTCAGCCGATCAGCTTAGCCAGATGGGGGCGGTTTCACTGAGGCAGCAGGCGCGCTGGCTGGACAACAACCACGATCTGGTGATCGGCGTTTTCGACAAGCTGGAAGAAAGGGTGGTGGGTGCGAAGGGCATCATAGTTGAACCACATCCGATGCTGAGTAACGGGAAGATCGCCAAAAAGCTTGCCACTGATATCCGCAGAAAGTGGGGCGAATGGTCCGTAAGACCCGATGTCACAACCCAGTTTACCCGGCCCATGCTTGAGCGGTTGATGCTGCGAACGTGGCTCCGGGACGGCGAGGTTTTTGCTCAGCTGGTAAGCGGTACCGGAAATGGGCTTCAGCCGGTCGCTGGCGTGCCGTTCTGGCTGGAAGCGCTGGAGCCTGATTTCGTGCCGATGAACAGTGATGCAGCCACCCAGCTTAATCAGGGCGTTTTTGTCGATAACTGGGGACGGCCTAAAAAATATCAGGTCTATAAAAGTCTGCCGGTGTCCGGGCGACAGTTCGATACGAAAGAGATAGATGCTGAGAACATGCTCCATCTCAAATTCACCCGCCGCCTGCACCAGACCCGCGGAACGTCTCTTTTGTCTGGTGTCCTGATGCGCTTGAGCGCGCTGAAAGAATATGAGGACTCTGAGCTTACTGCAGCAAGAATTGCTGCGGCACTCGGCATGTACATCAAAAAAGGCGACGGACAGAGTTTCGATTCAGATACCAGCAGCGATGACCGCGAGCTGATGATTCAGCCCGGTATGCTCTATGACGAACTGCAGGCAGGGGAAGAAATCGGGATGATTAAATCCGATCGCCCGAACCCTAACCTCGAATCGTTTCGTAATGGACAACTGCGGGCGGTATCTGCGGGCAGTCGCCTCAGTTTTTCCAGTACATCCAGAAACTACAATGGCACATACAGTGCCCAGCGGCAGGAGCTTGTCGAGTCAACCGACGGATATCTGATTCTGCAGGACTGGTTCATCGGTTCAGTGACCCGGCCAATGTACCGGGCCTGGCTGAAGATGGCTATTGCTGCCGGAGAAATCAAGCTGCCGAGAGGCATCGATATGGACACGCTGTATAACGCGGTTTATTCGGGACCCGTTATGCCGTGGATTGATCCCGTTAAAGAAGCCAATGCCTGGAAAACGCAAATCCGCGGCGGTGCGGCCACCGAATCCGACTGGATCCGTGCCAGCGGTCGCAACCCGGATGATGTGAAGTCACGCCGTAAAGCGGAGGTTGATGAGAACCGAGAACAGGGCCTGGTGTTTGACACCGACCCCGCCAATGATAAAGGAGGCACCAGTGCCGAAGCCAAAGAACCGGGCGCGCCACCGTCCGAAAGCCAGCGCAAAAAGTAATTCGTGGTTCCGCATGCAGGCCAGCAATAACAGCGAGGCCGACATTTTTATTTATGACGAAATCGGGTACTGGGGCGTAACGGCGAAGCAGTTCGTCAATGATCTCCGGGCACTTGGTGACATCACCCACATCAACCTTCACATCAACTCACCCGGTGGTGATGTCTTCGACGGTATTGCTATCTATAACGCGCTGAAGCACCACGGTGCGGCGATTACCGTTCATATCGACGGCCTGGCGGCCTCCATGGCCTCGGTGATCGCGATGGTAGGCAATCCGGTCATCATGCCTGAAAACACGATGATGATGATCCATTATCCTTCACACTACCTCATGGGTACGCATGAAGAACCGGATTCATTCATTAACTCATTGTTAACTATGAAGAAGAAAGGAATGTTGTTTGCATTGCTTTTCTACTGTTTTTCGGCGTTGCAGCTAAGTGTGTATTGCAATGTGTATTGCAGAATGAGGTTTTATGGCTGGCGAGAACAAGTTAAGCGACAAGGCGCTAAAAGCCTTACATGGTAAACCGCAGAAGCGTCAAAAGATGGTTGCCGATGGTCGGGGGCTGTCTGTCAGGGTTAGCACGAGTGGCACAGTAAGCTTTGTTTTTTTCTTTAGGCATTCAGGCCGACAAAGTGCCCCCGTCTGGATGACGTTAGGCAAGTATCCAGATATGACCCTTAAACAGGCCAGGGAGAAAAGGGACGAGTGTCGGGGATGGCTGTCACAGGGACTTGATCCAAGGATAGAGAATAAACTCACCAAAGAGAGCCTCTTCACTCCAGTGACAGTTAAGAACGCTATCGATTACTGGTTTGATAACTATGCCAGAGAAAAACGCAAAGAGACTGTGCGTCTCTACCGCCGTTATGAGAAATACATTTTTCCTTACATCGGCGGGTTTCCTGTCGAGAAATGCGGTCTGTCAGATTGGATCAAGTGCTTCGACCGCATAAAGAAAATCGCGCCGGTTCAGTCTGCTGCAATGCTGATTGAGTTAAAGCAGATCTTCAAATACTGCCGGGTACGCCAGTATGTGCGGTGTAATGTGCTGGACGACTTAAGCCCTGGCGATATTGGTAAGTATCAGAACAAGAGAGAGCGGCTACTTGAGGAAAGCTACGTCGCCGATTTGTGGGGAGTGTACTTTCATGGTAAAGGCAAAACCCGTGTGATGAATTACAAAAAAAGGATGGCGATTTTATGCCTTGTGTTTGGTTGCAGGCTGAGTGAGGCCCGTTTATCAACATGGGATGAGTGGGACTTCGATAAATGGATTTGGACAGTACCTAAAGAGCACAGTAAAAACGGCGAAGAGATTATTCGCCCCGTTCCTCAAAAAATGCGCCAGTGGATCGTAAACCTGCATGAAGAGACTAAAAGGAGAGGCTACATAATTGGCGAACTTAAATCTGATTCAACCGTCAGCACGATGGGATGCACTAACTTTACCTCCCTGAAACATGAAAAACGCTGGTCATTACATGATTTGAGACGAACATTCTCGACAAGTCTTAACGATATGGGCGTTGATTTTATAGTCGTAGAGCAGCTGCTGGGGCATACCATAAAGGGCGTGGCCGGAATCTATAACCGCAGCAAGTATATCCCTCAAAAGCAAGAAGCACTGGACCGATGGGTTGACTACCTTGATGGGCTGGTGGGTGAAGAAAATACAGTAAAAGTAATTAAGAAAAGGAGTGCCTGATATGGCTATGTTATCCGTAGTGAAAAAAGAAGATCTCCAGTACATGCCTGACCTTGACAGAATGATTCGCGAACCTGAATGCCGGGCTATGACCACGCTGTCTAACTCAACGCGCTGGCGCATGGAACAGGAAGGAAAATTTCCTAAGCGAATCAAAATTGGGCCGTCAGCCGTTGCATATCGACTTTCTGAGGTACAAGCTTGGATTCGGGGGGAATGGCTCTGATTAAGAACGATTAATGCGGAATATAATCCGCATTAATCATCCTTTAGTTATCCAAAAAACTGAGATTATTCTGTTTTAAATATCATTGTTGTTGATTGAATTATATAGTCTCTCGGGACTAGTTCTTCGAAATGATCTTCTTTTTGGAAGACATGTATCATATTTGGAAATAATCTATAGTCAACGGGGTGAATAGCGTTTGGATTATGATACATATAGACGGCTGTACACCATGGTTCTTGGTAGTTAGGATCGCTTACATCTGCCGTAAAAGGGAAAGGATTAGCCTCTTGGTCTGTTTTAACACCATTAACGAGAATTTTAAATCCTTTTGCTTCTATACCTGCAAGGATTCCCATACGATTAAATTTTGGTATGGTAGCTTGAGTAGTTAGTAAAACTGCAGACACATAATTGTTTTGTTCAGATCCAAAAAAATTTGATTTTATAACTCTATTACCATCAATGTGTTTTTCAATCGATGTACCAGACTCTATATCAACACCATACAAATAACTATGTAGAGCCTCACTTGAAAACGCCATAGACATTCTTTTTGAATAATCTTGCATGGCTATAATAAATGGTTTATTTTTAGTATGGTCGAGTTCCCAATAATGAACTTTTTCTGGCTCAGGACGATGCCGGACCTTTTTTAACAAACTTCTTGCAAACTTGAAAGGCATCACCTTGAGTACATGCGTTCTTAACTCATCCATTTGTTCTTGGTTAACTTCTTTTCTTTCAAGAGGATCTTCCGTTTCAGCAATACTTACAGCCTCTACAGAGATAACTTCACCGAATTTCGAGAGTAAAAAATCAGGTTGGTTGTATTCTCTGTTCATCTCGAAGTCGAGTTCGTAAAATACGGCATTTAAATATAATTCAAATAATCTTGAGTTGAAGGAATCACTTTGGAAATCCCGAATAAATATTCCGTCTGGGTCTTTGAACCAATATGCCAACTCCTCAAGGACAATGTAGGCAGGGAAATGTAGTGGATCTTCGAGTAGCATTTTTATATAAATGTTTCTTTTTTCATCTGGCACTTTACTTAAAAACAAAGAAAAAGGTTTTGCTGATTCATCGCCTTGCATGAACGTGCCGTTGTGATGCTGAGAAAGCATTTTGGGAATGCTATCGTTCAGATTTTCAAGTAAAGTATCCATTGAATCATATGAAGCTAAAACATTTATAGCTCTGAATTTTTTATCTAAATCTCTTCCCAGAACTATTGCGTTATAATCATTGTCAATATTACAAACTATAATGGTACATAATAATGTTATGTCATTTTCTTCACATTTAAACCAGCGAATTTCTTGCGAGAATGTTTTCAGATAGGGGGAGCGACCGTAAAAATAAATGTCGAATTGTTCTTTACTAATTTCACTAAACTTTAACCCAGAGTTCATATCAATTCCTTTTTAATTTATAGTTAACCTTTAGGAGTGATTCCATTTTTTTTAAGTTCACTTCTAATCAATTCTTTGATCCAATTCCCTAGACTAACGCCTTCTTTTTCCGCAATCTCAGAAATTTGTTGCTTTAAATCAGGTGAAATTCGAATCTGAAATGCTGGGGCTTTGCCTCCCCCTTTCGGTTGTTTATCGCGTTTAATAGATGTTGACATGTGTGTACCTATTGCATAGTATCAAAAAATAGGTACACACCTTATCATGTGAATGGATTATAAGACAACGCCCTAGAGTGCTCGCAACACAGTAGGGCGTCTAACCATCAACCGTTAACTGGAGTAACGACTATGGCTGGAATACAGCATACCCAAACTCGCCCCAAATTTACATGGCTATTCCTTGGCACACCGCGAGGTCATTCTTGTCTCCCGATAGTTCTGCGCACCGTTGCAGATACTGAAGACACTGCCCGTGCAAAGTTCTGTGGCTGGGAGTTAACCTTTGCCGCCAAAATCCGGACCGAAAGCCCGCTCTCAGTATCGTTTATGGATCCTGAGAATCGCACCCTATGGAGCATCCTGGGTAGCGATCCTTACAGCAATGAAGCTGTGCCAATGGAGGTGCGCCATGGATAAGTCCGACTTACCCGCTGATTACGAGATACGCGTCCTGGTGACGGTTAAAAACGGTCAGGTTACAGAGCGCCGCCTTCGTTCGGATGAAATCGTGGCCACACCGGAAGGTTTTATCCAGGCAGTTCGTCAGGCTGCTGATGCATATGGTTTAACAGCTACCGACAAGGAATAACTTCATGATTAAAAAATTCAATCAGGTTCAGCCTGAGGGCGTTGCTCAACCAAAAATCGAGGCACACAGCCGCTGGAAAAATAACTACGGTGAAAAAATCACTGTTAAGTGCGTGGCGTTCGGTCGTGTGACATATATCCGCGACGGGTATGACAGCGAATGCATTTGCTCTGAATACCGGTTCACGGGTGAATTTAAGTACCTTCCGGAGGAAACGGAGAAAAGCCAGGCGGAAGCGAAAGAAAATGGGCGTAAAAAAATTGCTGAGCTGCGTTCAGCCCTGCCGCTGAGTGTTGGATCTGACGGATGGGATAAGGGGCTGAAATGAAAAATGCACCGAATCTGAAACTCCTGCCAAAAGAAAAATTCACGGAGGCAGTTATTTTTGCCGGGTCAGAAGCATACGCCCATGCGAAGGGTTGGGAAGAGGGGCTTGGTAAACAGATTGCCGAAGATACCACTCCTCCAGTTTACCTTGGGCCAAAACAACTGGCTGAGTTGGATAACCTGCGCATTGTGGATGATGGCCGTCATGCTGTGCGGATTTACTTGGCCGGGAATATAAAGCCTATCCAGATTAATCACATTGCTGAAAAGCTGGCGGTGGCTGGCGTGCAGGATGCCAAATTGTATAAAGGCATTCCCGACCATGAGCCAGAAGACTGGAGGGAATATCTTTCCCGTTTGCGCGAGCAGGTTGAAGTATCTATAGGGGAGGAGTCATTGCGGCACAGTCTTCCTTTAAGCGTGGGCTCTGATGGGTACGATCAGGAGCAGGATTACACGTTAAAGAGTTACCTTCCCGCTAACAGCCTGAGCAGTATCTACGGCCCGAGCGGTTCGTATAAAAGTTTTCTGGCGGTGTCCTGGGCTTGCCACGTTGCAGCCGGGATGAAGTGGGCTGGGAAGTCGGTATCAGCCGGAGCTGTGATGTACGTAGTGGGTGAAGGTGGCATTGGCGTCCCGCGGCGAATAAAGGCGTGGGAGAAAAGACACGGTGTGAAACTGAATAATCTGTATCTGGTAAACCGTCCGGTTTTCCCGGTTCGCCGTGAGGAAATGCAGGAGATGATCAAAGCTGCGCGTGATGTTAAGTCCAGAACGGGACAGCCGGTTCGCCTGATTGTCGTAGATACTTTAGCGCGGTGCTTCGGTGGTAACGATGAAAACGATGCTCGTGATATGGGGGCGTTTATCGAAGGCTGCGACGTCATCAAGCGTGAGACTGGCGCCACGTTGCTGGTGGTGCATCATTCAGGAAAAGACGATACCAAAGGTGCACGTGGTTCCAGTGCTTTCAGGGCTGCGCTCGATGCTGAGTTCAATGTCCGGCGCGAGGGTGATGGTGGGGCGATAATCCTGACCTGCACAAAGATGAAAGATGCGGAGGAGCCAAAACAGGCAGCATTCGATTTGCGCACGGTGGAACTGTTTACTGATCGCGATGGCGAACTGATTTCGTCGCTGGTGGTGCAGGACCTGCCACGAGAGGCGCGAGAACCTGATCCGGAACTGGCTGATATCAAGCACCTGACCGGGAACCACGCTGCACTATGGCAGTCAATCCGGAGCCGAAAAGCCAAAGGTGAACCGTGTAATGTCTCTGTTATACGTGATGATATTACCACTTTGTTTGGAGAGAACGGCCGCAAAGGCTTTAAACGCTGGCTGGATAAACTCGTTAGGGAAAATATTATCTTTATCGATGATTCAGGAGATATCACGATAATTTAACCCGAAAAGTGCGGCAAGAAATGCGCGCGATGCGCGAAATACTCATAAAACATACATTTGCCGCACTTTTCCCATGTATATACGAAGAAAGTGCGCGGATTGACATTAATCATCCGCAAACCCGCGCCATTACTGGTATTCATGGCTATACGGTGCATGTTGGATTGCGCACCTAGGTGCGCGGGGGGAAAAGTGCGGCAAGAAATGCGCGATGGTAGACATGCAATAAAGCTAATGCGAAACATCCCTTACCATACAATGCATACTTTGCGGTTTACCCTATCATTATGCATCATTGCTATTAACTTCAATTCACTTCACATCACTCCAACTCACAATGCTTTTCCAATCCTATCGATCTTTAAAGATCTTGCGTGTTGTGATCTTGCGAGGGAGGAGGGTTTGTGCCATTATGATCATATGACGAGCTACACTTGCATTAGGAGGTTAGAGTTATGGACTTGTCCAAGGCTAACTTTTACAACTTTATTGATCAGTATGTTGAGATTACTGGTGCTTCTCCAAATACCGCTGGCAACGTGCGTAGCGTTTGCTATCTGGTAAAGGATTACATCTCGGAGACCGCAACTGCGGATACGTGGGATACAAACAGCATCATTAACACCTACGTTATGGCGAATGGTATTGCTGAAGATACCCAGAAATCGTACATCA is a window encoding:
- a CDS encoding head maturation protease, ClpP-related, with translation MPKPKNRARHRPKASAKSNSWFRMQASNNSEADIFIYDEIGYWGVTAKQFVNDLRALGDITHINLHINSPGGDVFDGIAIYNALKHHGAAITVHIDGLAASMASVIAMVGNPVIMPENTMMMIHYPSHYLMGTHEEPDSFINSLLTMKKKGMLFALLFYCFSALQLSVYCNVYCRMRFYGWREQVKRQGAKSLTW
- a CDS encoding phage portal protein yields the protein MSLLDDAIGLFSPGWKASRLRARAVIKAYEAVKQTRTHKAQKENRSADQLSQMGAVSLRQQARWLDNNHDLVIGVFDKLEERVVGAKGIIVEPHPMLSNGKIAKKLATDIRRKWGEWSVRPDVTTQFTRPMLERLMLRTWLRDGEVFAQLVSGTGNGLQPVAGVPFWLEALEPDFVPMNSDAATQLNQGVFVDNWGRPKKYQVYKSLPVSGRQFDTKEIDAENMLHLKFTRRLHQTRGTSLLSGVLMRLSALKEYEDSELTAARIAAALGMYIKKGDGQSFDSDTSSDDRELMIQPGMLYDELQAGEEIGMIKSDRPNPNLESFRNGQLRAVSAGSRLSFSSTSRNYNGTYSAQRQELVESTDGYLILQDWFIGSVTRPMYRAWLKMAIAAGEIKLPRGIDMDTLYNAVYSGPVMPWIDPVKEANAWKTQIRGGAATESDWIRASGRNPDDVKSRRKAEVDENREQGLVFDTDPANDKGGTSAEAKEPGAPPSESQRKK
- a CDS encoding toxin-antitoxin system HicB family antitoxin, with the protein product MSTSIKRDKQPKGGGKAPAFQIRISPDLKQQISEIAEKEGVSLGNWIKELIRSELKKNGITPKG
- a CDS encoding helicase RepA family protein, yielding MKNAPNLKLLPKEKFTEAVIFAGSEAYAHAKGWEEGLGKQIAEDTTPPVYLGPKQLAELDNLRIVDDGRHAVRIYLAGNIKPIQINHIAEKLAVAGVQDAKLYKGIPDHEPEDWREYLSRLREQVEVSIGEESLRHSLPLSVGSDGYDQEQDYTLKSYLPANSLSSIYGPSGSYKSFLAVSWACHVAAGMKWAGKSVSAGAVMYVVGEGGIGVPRRIKAWEKRHGVKLNNLYLVNRPVFPVRREEMQEMIKAARDVKSRTGQPVRLIVVDTLARCFGGNDENDARDMGAFIEGCDVIKRETGATLLVVHHSGKDDTKGARGSSAFRAALDAEFNVRREGDGGAIILTCTKMKDAEEPKQAAFDLRTVELFTDRDGELISSLVVQDLPREAREPDPELADIKHLTGNHAALWQSIRSRKAKGEPCNVSVIRDDITTLFGENGRKGFKRWLDKLVRENIIFIDDSGDITII
- a CDS encoding helix-turn-helix transcriptional regulator, with protein sequence MAMLSVVKKEDLQYMPDLDRMIREPECRAMTTLSNSTRWRMEQEGKFPKRIKIGPSAVAYRLSEVQAWIRGEWL
- a CDS encoding host cell division inhibitor Icd-like protein gives rise to the protein MAGIQHTQTRPKFTWLFLGTPRGHSCLPIVLRTVADTEDTARAKFCGWELTFAAKIRTESPLSVSFMDPENRTLWSILGSDPYSNEAVPMEVRHG
- a CDS encoding tyrosine-type recombinase/integrase, which translates into the protein MAGENKLSDKALKALHGKPQKRQKMVADGRGLSVRVSTSGTVSFVFFFRHSGRQSAPVWMTLGKYPDMTLKQAREKRDECRGWLSQGLDPRIENKLTKESLFTPVTVKNAIDYWFDNYAREKRKETVRLYRRYEKYIFPYIGGFPVEKCGLSDWIKCFDRIKKIAPVQSAAMLIELKQIFKYCRVRQYVRCNVLDDLSPGDIGKYQNKRERLLEESYVADLWGVYFHGKGKTRVMNYKKRMAILCLVFGCRLSEARLSTWDEWDFDKWIWTVPKEHSKNGEEIIRPVPQKMRQWIVNLHEETKRRGYIIGELKSDSTVSTMGCTNFTSLKHEKRWSLHDLRRTFSTSLNDMGVDFIVVEQLLGHTIKGVAGIYNRSKYIPQKQEALDRWVDYLDGLVGEENTVKVIKKRSA
- a CDS encoding DUF4222 domain-containing protein, with translation MIKKFNQVQPEGVAQPKIEAHSRWKNNYGEKITVKCVAFGRVTYIRDGYDSECICSEYRFTGEFKYLPEETEKSQAEAKENGRKKIAELRSALPLSVGSDGWDKGLK